The following coding sequences are from one Panicum hallii strain FIL2 chromosome 5, PHallii_v3.1, whole genome shotgun sequence window:
- the LOC112891515 gene encoding uncharacterized protein LOC112891515, whose protein sequence is MASRSGELRMTLLGVTLLGLLLLSQHAAAAETTGAPATGKKTNSFSFNSAGGRTLTSFSMNAADPEKKQGGKGV, encoded by the coding sequence ATGGCGTCCAGGTCCGGCGAGCTGCGCATGACGCTGCTAGGCGTGACCCTGCTGGGGCTTCTGTTGCTGAGTCAGCACGCGGCGGCCGCCGAAACCACCGGAGCCCCCGCCACCGGCAAGAAGACCAACAGCTTCAGCTTCAATAGCGCCGGCGGCCGCACGCTCACCAGCTTCAGCATGAACGCCGCCGACCCCGAGAAGAAGCAAGGTGGCAAGGGCGTCTGA
- the LOC112895980 gene encoding protein DETOXIFICATION 42-like, whose protein sequence is MEEQQSAAHATPEAEQQRRPPPEQKQPQVELAVAVASAAAENGDGPAEGGDGSPAAAVDTALLGGARRTGLHLFVMNIRSVFKLDELGGEVLGIAVPASLALTADPLASLIDTAFIGRLGSVEIAAVGVAIAVFNQVMKVCIYPLVSVTTSFVAEEDAILSKDGAKVVDGEGQEENPDQHAAAAATDPEKQPSAEEATKNNGDSTAVLGDASPAELAGAEGCASAVVGRNSGKNRRFVPSVTSALIVSAFLGLFQTALLVAAGKPLLRLMGVKSGSSMMIPALRYLTLRALGAPAVLLSLAMQGVFRGFKDTKTHLYATVAGDLANIVLDPILIFGCRMGVTGAAIAHVLSQYLITLIMLSKLVRKVDVVPPSLRCLKFRRFLGCGFLLLARVVAVTFCVTLAASLAARHGPTAMAAFQICSQVWLATSLLADGLAVAGQAMIASAFARKDHYKVTATTARVLQLGVVLGAALTVVLGLGMQFGAGVFTKDAAVIKTVQKGVPFVAGTQTLNTLAFVFDGINFGASDYAFSAYSMFGVAAVSIPSLILLSSHGGFVGIWIALTIYMSVRVLASTWRMGATRGPWKFLRL, encoded by the exons ATGGAGGAACAGCAGTCTGCAGCTCACGCCACGCCCGAGGCCGAGCAGCAGCGGCGACCTCCACCGGAGCAGAAGCAGCCGCAGGTGGAGCTGGCGGTGGCTgtcgcttcggctgcggcagAGAACGGTGACGGTCCGGCCGAGGGCGGGGACGGCTCACCGGCGGCTGCGGTGGACACCGCATTGctcggcggggcgcggcggacGGGGCTGCACCTTTTCGTCATGAACATCAGGAGCGTGTTCAAGCTCGACGAGCTCGGCGGCGAGGTTCTGGGCATCGCCGTGCCGGCGTCGCTGGCGCTCACGGCCGACCCGCTCGCCTCGCTGATCGACACGGCCTTCATCGGCCGGCTGGGGTCAGTGGAGATCGCCGCCGTCGGGGTCGCCATCGCCGTGTTCAACCAGGTCATGAAGGTGTGCATCTACCCGCTCGTCAGCGTCACCACGTCCTTCGTCGCCGAGGAGGACGCCATCCTCAGCAAAGACGGCGCCAAGGTCGTCGACGGAGAAGGACAAGAGGAAAACCCAGATCAGcacgctgctgctgccgccacgGACCCGGAGAAGCAACCGTCAGCTGAAGAAGCCACCAAGAACAACGGCGACTCCACCGCTGTGCTTGGCGACGCGTCGCCGGCCGAGCTCGCCGGGGCCGAGGGATGCGCCTCGGCCGTCGTCGGCCGGAACAGCGGCAAGAACAGGAGGTTCGTGCCGTCCGTGACGTCGGCGCTGATCGTGAGCGCGTTCCTGGGGCTGTTCCAGACCgccctcctcgtcgccgccgggAAGCCGCTGCTGCGCCTGATGGGCGTCAAGTCG GGTTCATCGATGATGATCCCCGCACTGCGCTACCTGACCCTGCGCGCTCTTGGCGCCCCGGCCGTGCTCCTCTCTCTCGCCATGCAAGGCGTCTTCCGAGGCTTCAAGGACACCAAGACGCATTTATACGCCACCG TGGCCGGCGACCTGGCGAACATCGTGCTGGATCCGATCTTGATATTTGGCTGCCGCATGGGCGTGACCGGCGCCGCCATTGCCCATGTTCTCTCTCA GTACCTGATAACGCTGATAATGCTGAGCAAGCTTGTGAGGAAGGTCGATGTCGTGCCGCCCAGCCTGAGATGCCTCAAATTCCGCCGTTTCCTCGGATGCG GATTCCTTCTGCTGGCCAGGGTGGTGGCCGTGACGTTCTGCGTGACGCTGGCGGCGTCGCTGGCCGCTCGCCACGGGCCGACCGCCATGGCGGCGTTCCAGATCTGCTCCCAGGTCTGGCTGGCCACGTCCCTCCTCGCAGACGGGCTCGCCGTCGCGGGCCAG GCCATGATCGCGAGCGCCTTCGCCAGGAAGGACCACTACAAGGtgaccgccaccaccgcccgcgTCCTGCAGCTCGGCGTCGTCCTGGGCGCCGCCCTCACGGTCGTCCTCGGGCTCGGCATGCAGTTCGGCGCCGGAGTCTTCACCAAGGACGCTGCCGTCATCAAGACCGTGCAGAAGGGCGTTCCG TTCGTCGCCGGCACGCAGACGCTGAACACGCTGGCCTTCGTCTTCGACGGCATCAACTTCGGGGCGTCCGACTACGCCTTCTCCGCCTACTCCATGTTCGGCGTGGCGGCCGTGAGCATCCCGTCGCTGATCCTCCTCTCGTCGCACGGAGGCTTCGTCGGGATCTGGATCGCCCTCACCATCTACATGAGCGTCAGGGTCCTTGCCAGCACCTGGAG GATGGGAGCAACCAGGGGGCCATGGAAGTTTCTTCGGCTGTGA